The genomic interval CAGGTAAGTTttttgggagccttactgttcacattgtatattaatgaccttgcagacaatattaatagtaacatcaggcttttttcagatgatgtagttatctataatgaagtactaccagaaagaagctgcataataTTCAGTCaaatgttgataagatttcaaagtggtacaaagattggcaatttgctttaaattttcagaaatgtaaaattgtgcactctacaaaacgaagaaacgtagtttcctatgactataatatcaatgagtcgctgttggaatcggccaactcttacaagtatctgggtgtaacactttgtggagCTAGGAAATAGAATGATCATGTAGGtttagtcgtgggtaaagcagatggtagactttgttTTATTGGAAGAGCAATCAGAGAGAAATGTGACCTAACATAGGATATTGCACACATATagaaatgaggaaaagctcaaaataaaaaatagagaagGGCAGTGCAAAGGGTCACAGGTTCGTTTGAACcctgggaaagtgtcacagagatactgaataaACAGAGCTAGCCCACTCCTAAAGGTAGGCAGCATTCAAAGTTTTGTTCCCTGCATTATTGACTTACATCTGAAGCTTGTAAATGTGACTTAAGAGCGtcataaataaaaattacactaCCTTCTTTTCTTAAGATGGTTCACCATTGTTTAGATCTAATTTGGAAATTTCCTAAGTTTATCTGATCAATATCTGCAACTGATAGATGATGGTTTTTTAAGCAAAGTGTTACAGTAAGTGTTTCATTTAAACCTGTTATGTCTTTTACTTGGCAGATGACCTATATTCTGAAGGAATATTTTCAAGCAACATTGATTATCAGAGTCCTTATTTATTTTTCTGGTATATGTCAGTTTGTTTCAGTTTTCGAGTATAtgcaaacattcaaaaatgtttgcATCATTAATATTAGTGGAGTTGGGTGCAGATTTCACACTTCTCGTGGGCTGTACTAGAATggctggatggttggttggttgctttgggggaggggagcaaaaAAGTTAATTCgtcccatcggagtagggaaggattgagaaggaagtcggcgttgccctttcaaagcaagcatcccagcatttgcctgaagcgatttagggaatcatggaaaacctaaatcaggatggctgggcgtGGGTTTAaatcatcgtcctcctgaatgggaCTCCAGTTTGCTAGGCATTGCACCACCTCACTCGCTCACTAGAGTGGCCTAAGGAAACAAGTTGTGATATAGAAATTACTGGATGAAATCAAGAGGCAGCAACAAACACCTGCAGCAAAAGCGGCAGTACCAATAACATCAcaaaaatcaccaccaccaccaccaccaccaccaccaccaccaccaccaccaccactaccactaccactaccaccaacaccaacaacaacaacaacaacaggagcaacaacaataacaaaaccaacaacagcagcagcaatagaGTTAACATCAAAAGTACAATCACCACCAGTAAAAGGAGAAGCTGTATCAGGAGcagcaacaccaacaccaacatcaACAGAACCATCACCAACACTGCCATTGAAAAAAGCTAAGTCTGCTTCCATATAAAGAATCATGTTAGTGACAATaccaacatcagcagcagcagcagcaacaacaacaacaacaacaacaacaacaacagctgcagaAACACTAACAGTTGCAGAAGCACAACGCTGCTCAAGGAGGAGCCAAAGCAAAGCCAATGGAATATAGAGCCGGCGACAACTGACGGTGATGAGGTGCAGGGTAGTCCTTTATGCTTCTGGTGCTGGATTCATGTGTTCAGTAAGCTTTTGGTGACAGTGTGACCATCGCCTGCATCTGAGTTTTTCAAGAGTTGAATTTGTTTCAGGACTTGTGTGCCTTCATATAAGGAAACCGTCCACAATCTGGCAGAGGTACTATGTAAACACAAACAGTCTTTGCTTAATATTGAGTAGCATATCTTTCTTGCTTTTGAAAGAGATATATTGATTCATCACTTGTTCAAGGTGTTCTAAATGCCACGTACTTGCTGTTACACTGTACTGTAAATTACATGAcgaacaaggaaaaaatatttcattattttcattattttcatttccgaACGTTGCAAACAGCTCATCGAGTAAATTTTACATCGGGGTAAAATTCTGTAGTTGTGCTATGCATTTCGTCGAGAAGGGCGTAATTTCTGAAGATGAAGTGAGGAGAGCAGATTGTTCTGTGTTCGTAGGACAACTCCCAAATCGTCACCTGACGCTGTTCCTTCCTTGTTTCCTGTTCAACAATCCTAGATGTCTGTCCATCTGTCTTCTGAAGAAAAATCGGcagaggaaagagaaaaaaaagatttcAGTGTAAGGTGTATACAGGACGATATTACAAACTATGGTGCTTTAAAAATAGAATAAATGGCCACGTTTAAGTGACTCTTCTTATAAGATTACCACGGAATTCGTATTATTTTACAAAGTTTGCATGGAAGACATTccatttattttgtgttttataaaACTTGTTAGAGATTTCAGTGCAGAAATAGGTCTGAATAACTTTAAGGTACACTTACATCTGATGACTTTGTATTTTTCTTTCTAATTAGCACAGATGACAGGGACGTTTTCAAACAGCTTCTGGAAATGACAGGTGACTTATTTCTTTCCGGAGGCGTACACTTGTAGTAAAGACAGAGTCTAACATACTGCTTGTTCACAAATAGAAGAGCCAGGCCTAGTTCGGTCCACTTTGATTCATTTCGTTTCAAACGTGTTTAGCATCCGGCCGCTGCCAACCTCAGTGATGTAATACTGAACTGTGCGTAGCCATTTTAAAGTGACTGGTGAGCTTCGCTACGTTCGTTTGTGAAGTTTTACACCGCATTATGAGTGACGAAGGGGTTCCTGGCCCATTGCGGGCAACGCCAAATACTCCATCTACTCCTCAGAGAAGAGCAAAGGGTAACACACTACGGAGccgagaaagaaaaataattagtaatgTCGCTGTCGCTAAATGCTGCGAAGAAGAGAGCAAAACCAAAAAATTGCTCCACCCTCTTTCGCAGCCAATAACACGAACACTTACTTATACAGGGGTGAGCGTCAGTTCCGTGAAAAGAATACGTAGATTTTCTAAAGACAACCCTGGAAAATCACCAGAAACTCCCGGCGAAAAAAGGTAAATTTCTGTTCAAATTTTTCAGTTAGACGTTGCTTTGAACCTGCCTTACCGTTTGTCTGAATTGCTGTAGTCGGTTTGTTTGTATGGTGTGAAAGACTTTCTCGTCCTCTAATAGTCATATAAAATTGCGTCTAAAGCTGTAAATTAGTCATATCTAAGCAATTCGCTTTGTAGCGTAGCGGTTATGGTGCTTCTTTGCTCTACGATGCCCACGAATCCTGTTACACcacatatttttaatattaataGCAATGACTGTtataatcattttcagtcaattcAGTTAAATGTGACTGCATAGTACGACACCAGGGACCATAAACTACTACACTAACTAACACTACTCTATAAGAGTTTTAAAAAAGTAGATTCTTCACCTGGAAACGTCCTCTTGTTACTTCTAACTACACATTCTTATGGTCTGACTCTCTAACCCTTTTTTAAAATTCTCTTTTATTTAGGCCAAGATCTACTGGAGAAATCCAGTTGGATAATTTCGACAGGACTATCGTAAAACAAACACTCGAATATTTTTATATGGTACAGAAGATTGCGCCCAGTCTGAGAACACTTCGTCCTGTACTACAAGAAAAGATCGGTTGGACGTGGGGTATTACTTCACTCCAGAATATTTTGTTATCCATGGGATTCACTTGGCAAAAAGCGTTCCTTACTGCTAGAGCGTGGAGACATTGTTGATTGGCGGCCGCGTTTCATTGTGCCAATGAACATCTCAGGGAAGCAGCCACAGAAATATTCTATTTGGATGAAACGTGGATCGACAGCAATATGACAGTAGGTAAATGTTGGGAGAAGAGTGATATTGTCGGCGTTGTGGGTTGAGGAACATCCTCCAAAAGACTGATTATTGCAAGCGTTGGATCAAGGAAGGGATTTGTCAGGGAAGCCAAACTAAAATTTTGGGCTAAGTCAACTAAAGGTGACTATTATTGTCAGATAAATTCAGGAAATTTTGGAAGGTGGTTTTCAAGCAAGGTGCTCCCGAAACTTCCTCCGAAGTCGGTAACTGTGATGGTCAACGCTCCACAACAGACAGGTTGAGAAAACACCCAGATGGTATGACACCAAAGTGAGGATGTTGGAATGGCTTCAAAATAGGCGTGTCGCCTGTAATGAGAGCATGAGAAAGCAGGTTCTGTTCGCTTTAATGCAAGAGCATAGACCTGCTAAAAAAACATATGTTATTGACGAAATGGCGAAAGAGAAAGGCCACATGGTTGTACGCTTGCCTCCGTACAATTGTGATTTGAGAGCGGTAGAACTGGCATGGGCGAAATTAAAACGGTTGATTAGAGAGCGCGACATTTCAGGGGACGTGTCGAAAGTTAACCTTTTTGCGACAGAAAGTGAATCCCTTTTGTCTGTAACTGCCGATGACTGGGAAGAGTACTGCAGGAAGGTCCAACAACTAGAAGAAGAATATTGGAGGCGTGATGGTGTTGTTAAACTAGCAATAGACGATGTCATTATTAACACTACCGAAACGGACAGTAGCGACGAACATGAAGCACACACATGAGAGGAGTACAATGAAAGTGATTCTGAGTGATGCATTTGAGGGTACAATACAGTGTAACAAATGTCAataaattttccaaatttattcctTCTCTTTTTATTGCCACAATGTAAGTTTTTGTACTAGTTCTGTATAATGCCAAATTCCCGAAAGAATTGTTACAAAATTAGTAGCAATAGGCAGTATCATTCAATATGAAACTTTCGATTAAACTTCATACCAGCCAACCATCGAAATTGCCATATTGGGTTTTACACATAAATAATTTCATGTATCCTGCAATCTTTTATTATGCTGCTGTCCGTTTTTGCACTAGTATATACGAAACATTAACAGTTGCTGCTGCAGCTAATAGATGGCATTGTGTTTACTGCTTGGAGCACAACTTCTATGTGGATGCCAGAGTGTTGCCAGCACTGCATAACCTTAGCGTGGCTTATTAACCCGCCAATATGCCAGTGAGCAAATCGTACCTCCTCTAtaccctgcacccccccccccccagaattagCTCTTCTCTTTGTGAACAAGCAGTGAGAGTAGCGCCACTCTGT from Schistocerca gregaria isolate iqSchGreg1 chromosome 6, iqSchGreg1.2, whole genome shotgun sequence carries:
- the LOC126278919 gene encoding uncharacterized protein LOC126278919 produces the protein MLEWLQNRRVACNESMRKQVLFALMQEHRPAKKTYVIDEMAKEKGHMVVRLPPYNCDLRAVELAWAKLKRLIRERDISGDVSKVNLFATESESLLSVTADDWEEYCRKVQQLEEEYWRRDGVVKLAIDDVIINTTETDSSDEHEAHT